One segment of Dolichospermum sp. DET69 DNA contains the following:
- a CDS encoding pentapeptide repeat-containing protein translates to MKYPLILASMILALVLFVFPLSAQAASSSSVTNSLLRKGEIGQDFSGQNLVGIEFTSEKLENTNFNNADLRGAVFNGVLLDGVNFHGVDFGQGIAYLSKFKDSDLSDAIFTDAMMLRSIFDQVNVTNADFTNAILDLVQVKKLCINASGVNPKTGIDTRQSLGCK, encoded by the coding sequence ATGAAGTATCCCCTAATATTGGCTAGTATGATTTTAGCCCTAGTGTTGTTTGTGTTCCCCTTATCAGCGCAAGCTGCAAGTTCTTCCAGTGTGACTAATTCTCTTTTGCGTAAGGGAGAAATTGGACAGGATTTTTCTGGACAAAATTTAGTTGGGATTGAGTTTACAAGTGAGAAGTTAGAGAATACTAACTTTAACAATGCTGATTTACGCGGTGCTGTATTTAACGGTGTTTTATTAGATGGCGTTAATTTTCACGGTGTAGATTTTGGCCAAGGTATTGCTTATTTATCAAAATTCAAAGATTCTGATTTAAGTGATGCAATCTTTACAGATGCCATGATGTTACGTTCGATCTTTGATCAGGTTAATGTGACCAATGCTGATTTTACCAATGCAATTTTAGATCTGGTACAGGTAAAAAAACTCTGTATTAATGCCAGTGGTGTAAATCCTAAAACAGGTATAGATACTCGTCAATCTTTAGGATGTAAGTAA